In Salmo salar chromosome ssa24, Ssal_v3.1, whole genome shotgun sequence, the following proteins share a genomic window:
- the ch25hl3 gene encoding cholesterol 25-hydroxylase-like protein, with translation MNISTFLKHGNPDGLLLQALWDDLRAQREFLTSPFLPACFAFLIHFLLSAPFLAFEALGCFWPRIDHYRISRTAEPLLLCLQRWVDCCWRIFLKYLTTVLPATALYQRVRIPRFPELAPSCSLLIGEVIACLLLFDALFFIWHYSMHRVPWLYRRVHQTHHQNRITFALTAQDASPAELLSLQMLALSSAWVVGCHPLSEALFHLLNTWLAIEDHCGYDLPWAIHRLLPCFGGAPFHQAHHHIYRGNYAPYFRHWDWLCGTYLGVREEARSKHGGRTMRRRRRKKSLGSDCVCAQACMC, from the exons ATGAATATTAGTACATTTCTAAAACATGGGAACCCAGATGGACTGCTGCTCCAGGCGCTGTGGGATGATCTGCGAGCACAACGGGAGTTCCTCACGTCACCTTTCCTGCCCGCATGCTTCGCTTTCCTCATCCACTTTCTCCTCAGCGCACCTTTTCTAGCCTTTGAAGCGCTGGGATGTTTCTGGCCACGGATAGATCACTACAGGATCTCGAGGACCGCTGAACCGTTGCTGTTGTGTTTGCAGCGATGGGTTGACTGCTGTTGGAGGATTTTTCTGAAATACCTGACAACTGTTCTCCCTGCCACCGCGCTTTATCAAAGAGTTAGGATTCCAAGATTTCCCGAACTCGCGCCATCATGCAGCCTGCTCATTGGGGAGGTTATCGCGTGCCTACTTTTATTTGATGCTCTGTTCTTTATATGGCATTATTCCATGCATCG GGTTCCCTGGCTGTATCGGAGGGTCCACCAGACTCATCACCAGAACCGGATCACCTTCGCCCTGACTGCCCAGGACGCCAGCCCGGCTGAGCTACTCTCCCTGCAGATGCTGGCCCTGAGCAGTGCCTGGGTGGTGGGCTGCCACCCTCTAAGTGAGGCCCTGTTCCACCTGCTCAACACCTGGCTGGCCATAGAGGACCACTGTGGCTACGACCTGCCCTGGGCCATCCATAGACTACTGCCCTGCTTCGGCGGGGCCCCCTTCCACCAGGCACACCACCACATCTACAGGGGGAACTATGCCCCCTACTTCAGGCACTGGGACTGGCTCTGTGGGACCTACCTGGGGGTAAGGGAGGAGGCTCGGAGTAAACATGGAGGGAGGAcaatgaggagaaggagaagaaagaaGAGCCTTGGATCTGACTGTGTGTGCGCACAGGCTTGCATGTGTTAA